The DNA segment GTCGCGTCGCCCTCGTCGAGCGGGAGGTCGGTCGGCGAGGTCTCGGCGCCCTGCACCACGGCCTGCAGCAGCAGCTGGCCGAGCAGGAAGCTGCTGAACGAGCGGTAGGCGCCGACGGCCTGCGCGTCGGTGAGCCCGCTGCCGGTCAGCGAGCGGAGGAAGGTGTTCACGGCCTCGATGCTGCGCAGCGGCGGGCGGAGCCACGGAGCCGCGGGGTGCCGTGTCGCGACCAGCGGGAAGGCCCTCGGGTGGTCGGTCGCGATGCGCCGGACCTCGTGGGCGGCCGTCTGCAGGAACTCCTGCCAGTGCCGGCTCTCGGCCTCGTCCAGCCGCACGGTGAGCTCGCGCATCAGCAGCGCGATGACGCCCTCGAGGAGGTCCTCCTTGCCGTGCACGTAGCGGTAGAGCGACATCGCCTC comes from the Rathayibacter festucae DSM 15932 genome and includes:
- a CDS encoding TetR/AcrR family transcriptional regulator C-terminal domain-containing protein is translated as MTDSEKPKRSGSPARKLSRDLIVETALAMIDRTGPEALSMRTLAQELGVEAMSLYRYVHGKEDLLEGVIALLMRELTVRLDEAESRHWQEFLQTAAHEVRRIATDHPRAFPLVATRHPAAPWLRPPLRSIEAVNTFLRSLTGSGLTDAQAVGAYRSFSSFLLGQLLLQAVVQGAETSPTDLPLDEGDATIPQGDGNVSLDVAPEVRRLRGLLSEDHSDEEFEISLEVLLDRLDRELSQ